The Mycolicibacterium fluoranthenivorans genomic interval GTGTCACTGGTCGTCACGGCCGGGCTCCCGCTCGTTGCGGTCCTCGCCCGTGCCGGCCTCGCGTTCGCCCTCGGAAAGTCACCCGGCCAGTCAAACAGCTACGCGGGCAATGTGGGCGACGGATGCGCCTGCGAGTTGAACTTCTCCAACGATCCGCCGACCTCGACGATCCCGCACAGCGCGCTCCAGGACAGCATCGTCAGATAGTCGATCAGTTCGTCGGTGGTGATCCGCGGGTTGGACATCCAGGAGTGGGTGGACAGCTGGACGCCGCCGACGATCATGAACGCCCACGATTCCACGCCCTGGGTGTCCATACCGTTCAACTGCATGCGGCGGCGCAGCATCACCGCCAGCATGCGGGCGATGATCTGCTCGGAGTCGGCGATGGCCTTCGTCCGGCTGGCCGAATTGTTCGACATGACGAACCGGTAGGTCTCCGGTTCGGCGGCGACGGTGTCGACGTAGACCCGGATGATCTCGCGCACCAGCGCATAGCCGTCGGACGTCGAGGACAGGGCGGCCGCCATGTTCGGGATCAGCGTGGTCTGGGCGAATCGCATCATCACCGCGGTGGTGAGGTCGTTCTTGTCGACGAAGTAGCGGTAAAGCACGGTTTTGGACACGCCGATCTCGGCAGCGATCTCCTCCATGCTGACGTTGCTGCCCCGCTGGCGAATCGCTTCCAGGGTGCCGTCCACGAGCTCATTACGACGGTCAACCTTGTGCTGATGCCAGCGTCGTTTGCGGCCGTCGGTTTTTACCGCTGCCGCCGAGCTCTGCTGTGGCACTGTCGTGAATATCCGTTCACTAGGTCATCTCGATAATACGGTGATTCGGCGCCCTCGGTCGATCGCCGCGGCGCGTCGGCGGCGCGTTAGCGGATGATGGAGGCGTGGCGCACAGACCAGCCCCGGGCCCGCCGTCGCTGACGGCCAGTTTTGCTGCGGCGATGACGGCGGCAGACGCCGGACCGGATGCGATGGCCGACCGTGAACGCCGCCGCGCGCTGCGGCGGATGAAGGCCGTCGCCCTCGGTTTTCTGATCGGCGCGACGGTGATCTTCCTCGCATGTGCGTGGGCCCAATCTCGTGGCGCCGGCAACTGGGTGGGTTACGTCCGGGCCGCGGCCGAAGCCGGGATGGTCGGCGCGCTGGCCGACTGGTTCGCGGTGACCGCGCTGTTCAAGCATCCGCTGGGCATCCCCATCCCGCACACCGCGATCATCAAGCGCAAGAAGGACCAGCTCGGCGAGGGGTTGGGTACCTTCGTCCGGGAGAACTTCATGTCTGCCGAGGTGGTGGCGACGAAGCTGCGCGATGCCGAGATCGCCGGCCGGGTGGGCAAATGGCTGTGCGAGTATCGCCACGCCGAGCGGGTGGCCGCGGAGGCGTCGACCGTGCTGCGGGTGCTGGTCGAGATGCTGCGAGACGAGGACGTCCAGCACGTCCTGGACCGAATGATCGTCAAACGCATCGCCGAACCGCAGTGGGGACCGCCGGTGGGCCGGGTGCTGTCCGGCCTGCTCGCCGAGCAGCGCCAGGAAGCGCTGCTGCAACTGTTGGCCGACCGGGCGTTCCAGTGGTCGCTGAACGCCGGCGAGGTGATCGAGCGGGTCATCGAGCGTGATTCGCCCACCTGGTCGCCGCGCTGGGTGGACCACCTGGTGGGCGACCGCATCCACCGCGAGCTCATGGACTTCACCGACAAGGTGCGCCGCGACCCCAATCACGAGCTGCGTCGCTCGGCCACGAAGTTCCTGTTCGAATTCGCCGACGACCTGCAGTACGACCAGGCCACCATTGCGCGCGCCGAGAAGGTCAAAGAGCAGATCATGGCGCGCGACGAGGTCACCAAGGCGGCCGAGACGGCGTGGAGTGCCGCCAAGCGCATCGTGCTGGAGTCGGTGGAGGACCCGTCGTCGGCGCTGCGCACCCGGATCGCGGACTCCGTGGTGCGGGTAGGGGAGTCGTTGCGTGACGACGCCGACCTGCGCGACAAGGTGGACGGCTGGATCATCCGCGCTGCTCAGCACCTGGTTTCGCAGTATGGGACGGAGATCACAGCGATCATCACCGAGACGATCGAGCGCTGGGACGCCGACGAGGCCAGCCGTCGTATCGAACTGCACGTGGGCCGTGACCTGCAATTCATCCGGATCAACGGCACGGTGGTCGGATCGCTGGCCGGCCTCGTCATCTATTCGGTGGCGCAGCTGATTTTCTGAGCACTGCTAGCAAGTGCTTGCAATAGTTAGCACTCGCTCGTACCGTGGATTGTGTCAGTGGAATCCGGCGGATGGAGGCTCAGATGTCGCCCGACGACAAGATCGCTTCCGTGGTGAACAACGACAAGATCGCGGAAGTCGTGAGCAGTGCGGCATCCGATATCGGCAGCTTCATCCGTGCTCAGCGGGAGGCGGCCCAGGTGTCGGTGCGCCAGCTCGCGGAGAAGGCCGGCGTCAGCAATCCCTACCTCAGCCAGATCGAACGGGGATTGCGCAAACCGTCGGCCGATGTGCTCAACCAGATTGCCAAGGCGCTGCGGGTCTCGGCTGAGGTCCTCTACGTGCAGGCCGGGATGCTCGAGCCATCCGAGGGCAGTCAGGTCCGTGACGCGATCATCGGAGATCACGCGATCACCGAGCGGCAGAAGCAGGTGCTGCTCGACATCTACACGTCGTTCTGTCAGCAGAACGAGGCCGAAGCGGACGCCGAATCCGGCGCGCAGGGGGCAGCGGAAGGGGTGACGACCACGCCTGAATCCAAGTTTCACGCCATCACATCAGAACCACACACATCACACAGCTGACCTGAGAGGAACAATCATGACCGACAAGACCGAGAAGACCATCGAGGATCTCAAGACCCCGCTGCTCGCCGCCGTGGGTGCCGCCGACCTGGCCCTGGCCACCGTGAACGAGATCGTCGCCGCCCTGCGTGAGCGTGCCGAGGATGCGCGCACCGACGCCCAGGGCCGCGTCGAGGAGGGTCGCGCCCGCCTGACCAAACTGCAGGAGGAGCTGCCGACCCAGTTCGACGAGCTGCGCGACAAGCTCAGCACCGAAGAGCTGCGCAAGGCGGCCGAGAAGTACGCCGACGAGGCGCAGACCCGGTACAACAAGCTCGTCGAGCGCGGCGAGGCCGCCTTGGAGCGGCTGCGCAACCAGCCGGCGCTGGAGGAAGCCGCCGCTCGTGTCGAAGAGGTCACCGACCAGGCCGTCGAGCTGACCCAGGATGCGCTGGGCACCGTGGCGTCGCAGACCCGCGCCGTCGGCGAGCGTGCCGCCAAGCTGGTCGGCGTGGAACTGCCCAAGAAGGTCGAGAAGGCTGCCGCTCCGGTCACCGCCGCGCCCGCCAAGAAGGCCGCGCCCGCCAAGAAGGCCCCGGCCAAGAAGGCTGCGCCCGCCGCCTCGACGGCCACCCCGGCCGCCAAGAAGGCCCCGGCCAAGAAGGTCACTCAGAAGTAAGTTCGACGTTCTGATGGCACCCGCCTAGGCTGCACGTGTGATGCTTGCAGACCTGGCGGGTGCCATTATGTTTGTGCTGGTCGGGATCGTCGCCCTGGTCGGCGTGTATTCATTCGTCCACGCGGCCATCCAGCGGCCCGACGCGTACACCGCCACCGGCAAGCTCACCAAGCCGGTGTGGTTGCTCATCCTCGGTGCGGGCGTGCTGCTCGCGCTCCTGATGCGCGATGCGTTCGGCGCCGCGATCTGCGCGTGCGCGGCGGGTGTGTACCTCGTGGACGTCCGGCCGAAAATTCTTGAGATCCAGGGAAAGTCGCGCTGATCCCCGACGATTCAGCGGTGCGGAGTGCGGCGATGCGGCACCGTGCGATGCGCACCCTGATCGCCGCGCTCGGCGCGGCGTCAGTTCTCGTGGGGACGGCACCCGTAGCCGCGGCCGCCGGCCACTATGTCGACCACACCACGTGGGTGAAATGGGGCGACCTGTCCAGCCTGCGGGTCTATCCCACCGCGGCCGCCCGGGCCGAGTCCGCCCGCCCGAACACCCTCGCCCAGGCCGACCAGGCATGGGCCGAGGTGCTGACCGATGCGCCCGACGCCGACCTGCCCGGGATGCGCGCCCAGTTCCTCTGCCACTGGCAGTTCGCCGAGATCGCCGAGCCCGGCAAGACCAGCTGGAACCTCGAGCCGTGGCGGCCCGAGGTCAGCGATACCGCGATGTTCGCCGCCGGCTGCAATCCCGGTGGCACCGAGGAACCGTTCTAGTCCAGCCCCGCGAAGCACGGATCGCCGCCGCTACCGCTGCGGCCCGGAGGCATCGTCGCGTTGCGGGTCACGTACTTGGCCGTCACCCCGGTATCGGTCACCTGCACGCTCTCGGCATGGATGCCCAGGGGGATGTTCTTGGTGATCTGCTCGAGGAACGCATCGAGTGCGGGCTGCACCGTCTCGCGCGGCAGCATGAAGCCCAGCCCGGACAGGCTCTGCACCGTCAGCGTCAGATTGTTGTTCTGCACTTCCGGCTTCACGACGATGCTGCCCAGGGCGGCCTGCAGTTCGATGGTGCCGTCGCTGGGATGGGTGGACACGCTGCTGACGAAGCTGCCCACCAGGGGGATCTGGTTCTGGATGGTGTTCTTGATGCCGTCGGCGGTCCAGGTGATGTTGGCATCCAAGGCGCCGATGGTCCCGGGTGCGCTCTGGTTACCGGTCAGCCGGATGTCGTTGATGACGATCTCGGCCTTCATCCCGTCGGCCTCGCGGACGCGGTGGCCCGCGGTGGTCACGGTGATGTTGTTGTAGTGGTCGGTGAAATACTGCAGGAGGACCGGGGTCTTGCCGAAGGACACGTCGACATCGTCCTGCACCACGCAGGACGTGATCTGGGTGACCGTCTTGTCGGCGATATGCCGCGCCACCAGCTCCGACCCGACCACCCCCGCGACGACCAGCGCCAGGACGATGACCACCACCAACACGATCGACAGCGGGTCGCGGAACAGGCCGCCGATCTTGGCGCCCAGCGATTTCTTCGGCTCGGGATCCGCCGGAGGCGGGGGCACGGGCGCGCCTGCGGGTGCAGGAGACCCGGCGGGCGCTGCGTCGGTGGGTTGAGGAGCCCAGGGATCGGTCACGCAGTCGATTGTGCCTTAGCGAACTGCGTGCGATTGCGCAGCACCGCGATCGTCTCCCGGATTCGGGCGGCCGCGTCGAGGTCGACATCGGTCACGACCAGCTGCGGTTCCTGCCCGGCGGCCTGCAGAATCTCGCCCGCCGCGGAGGCGACGAGGCTGCCGCCGACCCCGGTCGGCCCCAGTGCGGCGATCTCGTCACCGGGGTAGGCCTGGTCGACCGCGGCCACCACGCCCGTGGTGTCGATGGCGCGTGCCCGGGCCAACAGCGTCCACTGGTCGAGCTTGCCCGGACCGGTGCCCCACGAGGCGTGCACCGTGATCAGCTGGGCGCCGCGGTCCGCGAGGTCGAGATACAGCTCGGGGAACCGGACGTCGTAGCAGAGGGTCACACCCACCGCCACGTCGTCGACGCTGATCACCACCGGCTGGTGGCCGGGGGCGACGGTCTTGGATTCGGCGAAACCGAAGGCGTCGTAGAGGTGGATCTTGTCGTAGTGCGCGTCGACGTCCGGCCCGGACGCGATCAAGGTGTTGGTCACCCGGCCGTCTCCGGACGGGCAGAACATCCCGGCCACGACGGTGATCCCGGACCGCTGCGCGGCGGCCCGCACCCCGTCGGCCCACCGGCCGTCCAGCGGTTCGGCCACCGGTGCCAGCGGCACACCGAACCGGCACATCGTCGCCTCGGGGAACAGCACCAGCCGCGCCCCGGCCTCGGCGGCGTCCCGGGTGTACTGCGCGACGAGGTCCAGGTTCGCGGCCGGGTCGGTGCCCGACCGGATCTGTGCCAGGGCGATCCGCATAAGCCCAGCCTAGACGGGTGCGACGGTCGGCCACGGCACGGTCAGCACACCGTCGCGCATCCGGCGGCGTGAGGTCTGCACGGGCAGCCCCTGGGCGCGCAGATCGTCGAGCATGGCCCGCCAGCGCACTCGCGGGCCGAACACGCCGTGGCCGGCCGCGCCGGCCCACGCCCGGTCGGCCGCGGTCAACAGCTCGTGGATCGGCTGGCCCGCCACGTTGTGGTGGATGAGGACTTTCGGCAGCCGCTCGGCCAGATCCGAGGGCCGCTCGATGGCGAACGGATCGCATGCCAGCGTCAGGCTGACCGGGCCCGCCGCGTCCAGCAGCACCCAGCAGCAGCGCCGGCCCAGCTCATCGCAGGTGCCGTCGATGATCAGCCCGCCGGTCGCCAACCGGGTGCTCAGCTGCTCCCATGAGGCGTCGACCTCGTGCACCGGGTACTGGCGCAGCACGTTGAAGGCTCGTACCAGCACCGGCCGCAGTCCGGCCAGCTCGAAGCCGCCGAGGGCGAATTCGACATCGGTGTCCGCGGCGCGGGCGGTGGCCACCCGCTGCGGGTCGATCTCCAGGCCGACGACGCGGACATCGGCGCGGACCGTGCGCAGCCGCGACGCCAGCTCGACCGTGGTGACCGGCAGAGCCCCGTAACCGAGGTCGACCACCAGTGGTTGCGGCGCGGTCAGCAGTGCCTCGCGCACGATCGGGGAATGCACCAGCCAGCGGTCGCTGCGGCGCAGCCGGTTGTACCCCGTGGTGCCTCGCGTCGGTGAGCCGACAGGTTTACCCTGCGCGTGGCCGATGGGCTCGTTCAGCCGTGGTCCCTGATCCACTCGCTGGTGAAGACCTGTTCGAGGCGCAGCATCTCGACCAGGTGCCCGCCGATGAAGCTCTCCAGCTTGCCGCCGACCAGCGGGATCTTCACCTCGACCGTGACGCGTATCTGGGCGTGCGCTCCGGTGCCGGTGTCGGACAGTGCCGCGCTGGCGGTGACCAGTGCCGGTGTGCCGGTCAGATCGCCCTTGATGGCGGCGCTGGAACTGCCACCGGTCAGCGGGCTCCAGCGTTCCTCCCGGATGAGGGTGAGATCGCCACGGTGGAACTGCGTCACGACGGCGGGCAGCTTGGCCGGCCGGACGGTCTGGGTGGTGACCACTTCGATGGTGCCGTCGGCAGCCTTCTCCAGGACATCCAGTGAGGTTTCATCGCAGCCGGACTTCTCCAACCGAGTCAGCCAGTACGGCTTCTCGGAGAACGCCGCGAGGACCTGGGCGGCGGGGCATTCGTAGGTGGCTGCCATGTCGAATGAACGTGGCATGACAGCCACGCTACCGTTATGACCCGTGGTCAGTGAGTTTTTCGAAGGCGCCTCGGTCGCCGGGGATGTCGCGCTGGCACCGCTGACCACGCTGCGGGTCGGTCCCGTCGCGCACCGTGTCATCACCTGCGATACCACCGACAAG includes:
- a CDS encoding TetR/AcrR family transcriptional regulator, whose translation is MPQQSSAAAVKTDGRKRRWHQHKVDRRNELVDGTLEAIRQRGSNVSMEEIAAEIGVSKTVLYRYFVDKNDLTTAVMMRFAQTTLIPNMAAALSSTSDGYALVREIIRVYVDTVAAEPETYRFVMSNNSASRTKAIADSEQIIARMLAVMLRRRMQLNGMDTQGVESWAFMIVGGVQLSTHSWMSNPRITTDELIDYLTMLSWSALCGIVEVGGSLEKFNSQAHPSPTLPA
- a CDS encoding DUF445 domain-containing protein, producing the protein MTAADAGPDAMADRERRRALRRMKAVALGFLIGATVIFLACAWAQSRGAGNWVGYVRAAAEAGMVGALADWFAVTALFKHPLGIPIPHTAIIKRKKDQLGEGLGTFVRENFMSAEVVATKLRDAEIAGRVGKWLCEYRHAERVAAEASTVLRVLVEMLRDEDVQHVLDRMIVKRIAEPQWGPPVGRVLSGLLAEQRQEALLQLLADRAFQWSLNAGEVIERVIERDSPTWSPRWVDHLVGDRIHRELMDFTDKVRRDPNHELRRSATKFLFEFADDLQYDQATIARAEKVKEQIMARDEVTKAAETAWSAAKRIVLESVEDPSSALRTRIADSVVRVGESLRDDADLRDKVDGWIIRAAQHLVSQYGTEITAIITETIERWDADEASRRIELHVGRDLQFIRINGTVVGSLAGLVIYSVAQLIF
- a CDS encoding helix-turn-helix domain-containing protein — its product is MSPDDKIASVVNNDKIAEVVSSAASDIGSFIRAQREAAQVSVRQLAEKAGVSNPYLSQIERGLRKPSADVLNQIAKALRVSAEVLYVQAGMLEPSEGSQVRDAIIGDHAITERQKQVLLDIYTSFCQQNEAEADAESGAQGAAEGVTTTPESKFHAITSEPHTSHS
- a CDS encoding heparin-binding hemagglutinin, encoding MTDKTEKTIEDLKTPLLAAVGAADLALATVNEIVAALRERAEDARTDAQGRVEEGRARLTKLQEELPTQFDELRDKLSTEELRKAAEKYADEAQTRYNKLVERGEAALERLRNQPALEEAAARVEEVTDQAVELTQDALGTVASQTRAVGERAAKLVGVELPKKVEKAAAPVTAAPAKKAAPAKKAPAKKAAPAASTATPAAKKAPAKKVTQK
- a CDS encoding DUF2516 family protein, whose protein sequence is MLADLAGAIMFVLVGIVALVGVYSFVHAAIQRPDAYTATGKLTKPVWLLILGAGVLLALLMRDAFGAAICACAAGVYLVDVRPKILEIQGKSR
- a CDS encoding DUF2599 domain-containing protein, producing the protein MRTLIAALGAASVLVGTAPVAAAAGHYVDHTTWVKWGDLSSLRVYPTAAARAESARPNTLAQADQAWAEVLTDAPDADLPGMRAQFLCHWQFAEIAEPGKTSWNLEPWRPEVSDTAMFAAGCNPGGTEEPF
- a CDS encoding DUF2993 domain-containing protein yields the protein MTDPWAPQPTDAAPAGSPAPAGAPVPPPPADPEPKKSLGAKIGGLFRDPLSIVLVVVIVLALVVAGVVGSELVARHIADKTVTQITSCVVQDDVDVSFGKTPVLLQYFTDHYNNITVTTAGHRVREADGMKAEIVINDIRLTGNQSAPGTIGALDANITWTADGIKNTIQNQIPLVGSFVSSVSTHPSDGTIELQAALGSIVVKPEVQNNNLTLTVQSLSGLGFMLPRETVQPALDAFLEQITKNIPLGIHAESVQVTDTGVTAKYVTRNATMPPGRSGSGGDPCFAGLD
- a CDS encoding carbon-nitrogen hydrolase family protein, coding for MRIALAQIRSGTDPAANLDLVAQYTRDAAEAGARLVLFPEATMCRFGVPLAPVAEPLDGRWADGVRAAAQRSGITVVAGMFCPSGDGRVTNTLIASGPDVDAHYDKIHLYDAFGFAESKTVAPGHQPVVISVDDVAVGVTLCYDVRFPELYLDLADRGAQLITVHASWGTGPGKLDQWTLLARARAIDTTGVVAAVDQAYPGDEIAALGPTGVGGSLVASAAGEILQAAGQEPQLVVTDVDLDAAARIRETIAVLRNRTQFAKAQSTA
- a CDS encoding class I SAM-dependent methyltransferase, producing MDQGPRLNEPIGHAQGKPVGSPTRGTTGYNRLRRSDRWLVHSPIVREALLTAPQPLVVDLGYGALPVTTVELASRLRTVRADVRVVGLEIDPQRVATARAADTDVEFALGGFELAGLRPVLVRAFNVLRQYPVHEVDASWEQLSTRLATGGLIIDGTCDELGRRCCWVLLDAAGPVSLTLACDPFAIERPSDLAERLPKVLIHHNVAGQPIHELLTAADRAWAGAAGHGVFGPRVRWRAMLDDLRAQGLPVQTSRRRMRDGVLTVPWPTVAPV
- a CDS encoding DUF2505 domain-containing protein, translated to MPRSFDMAATYECPAAQVLAAFSEKPYWLTRLEKSGCDETSLDVLEKAADGTIEVVTTQTVRPAKLPAVVTQFHRGDLTLIREERWSPLTGGSSSAAIKGDLTGTPALVTASAALSDTGTGAHAQIRVTVEVKIPLVGGKLESFIGGHLVEMLRLEQVFTSEWIRDHG